In Fusobacterium sp. DD2, the DNA window ATCATAGTTCTTCCTTGGTCTACATAAGTTTTTACATCCATGTAGACTGTTGTCTTACCATCTTTGTTAATAATGTTATAAAAGTTTTTGTCTACTTGAAAAACTGCAAATTCTTTTTCATCTTTAACTTGTTTTTTGCCTTGTTGTTCCTCTTGCTTTTTCATCTTGTTAAGATCAAATTGATTTAGGATATTCTTGTCATCAGCTTTCAAAAGTTCATCCCACTTCTTATCTTGAGATTTCTTATCTTCTTTCTTTTCTTTGTTTTCTTTTTGGAGTTTTAGAAGTTCATCTAATTTCTTAGATAAGTCTTGGTTTAGATTTTTATCTTTTTCATCTTTAGCTTGTTTTTCAAGTTCTTCTTTCGCTTTTTTATTTGCTTCCTCTATTAACTTCTTTGCTTCTTCAATTTTCTTATCTAATTCTTCTTTTAGCTTTTTAATTTCTTCTTCAGAAACTTTTTGTTTTTCTTCTAGTCCTTTAATCTTATCTTCTAATTCTTTTTTTGTATTTTCAGAAGATACTTTTAAACTATCAATCGCCTTTTGAAGCTCTTCAATTTTCTTACAACATTCTGCCTTAGAATTTTCTGTTTCTTTCTTTTTAGACTCTAGTTCTTTTATCTTAGTATCTTTTTCATCAAGAACTTTTTCTAAGTCCTTAATTCTATTATCTTTATCCTCGATTTCTTTAGTCTTATTTGCAAGTTCCCCTTCTAAAGACTCGAGCTTTTCTTGCATTTCTTTGATTTGATTTTCATTTTTATCAGCCTTTTCTTTCTCAGCTTCTAACTCCCATTTTGTAGATGAATAATCTTCTTTTAGTTTTTCATTTACATCTTGTAATCTTTTTAATTCATCTTTAAGCTGAGTAATTTCTGCTATTAGTTCATCATTATTGGAGTTTTTAAGATCCTCAATTTCTTTTTCCAATTGAGCAATCTTATTGTCTTTATCTCTAATCTCTTCTTCTAACTTGGACTTTTCTTGTTTTAGTTTTTCTCCATTATCTTTGCAAGATTCTAACTTTTCCTTTAATTCATCTATCTTTGATTGGTCTTCTTGTTTCTTATCATTTAAGTCTTTGATCTGATTTTCTAAATCACTAATTTCACTTATAGAACTCTCTATAACTTTTTTACTACCATCTGTATCATCAGCTTTAGCTAGTACATTAGTAGTTGAGGTTGATGTTAAAACTAATAAAAGAGCCATAAAAAAGGCTCTTAGTCTGTTCGTATTAAATTTCTTCATTATGAATGTTCTCCTTTTCTTTTAATTTTTCTTCTCTTTTTCTATCATTAATTTTCTCCATTAATTCTTCCAAGCTAATATTGTTCCTCCTAAGAGTTACAATTATTTCTTCATTTTCAACTTGTATTTCTTCGTCGCAAATTTCCTTGTATTTTGCATTTAAATCTTTCAATTTCTCTTCTATTTTTTTCTTTTTGTTTCTAATACTTATAAGCTTTCTGCTCACATAATATCTCCCTTCTATCTTGGTCTTCCAAAACCATAAAAGTGTGATTTCCAATATTTTGAATTTATTGATGTGTATTGAATTGGATCTCCTGCGTGAATCATCATTCCGTTACCTGCGTATATTCCTACATGAGATATTGGTGTTCCACTGTTATATGTTGAGTGAAAAAATATAATATCTCCAGGTTGAGCTTCACTTGGACTCACTGGATTACAATAGTCTTTGTATATTCTCCATGCAGTTGTTCTTGGCATACTCTTTACACCAGACTTTGTAAATGACCAACATACAAATCCTGAGCAGTCAAAGTTAGATGGTCCACTTGCTCCAAATACATATCTTTTTCCTATATGTTTTTCTGCTTCATTAAATAAGGCTTTAGCAGTGGCTGAATCAAAAGCAAGACCAGGATTTCCAAAGTTTGGATTATCTACTATTTCTCCTAAGTCCCCATTCATCGTATAACTGCCTTGTAGATAGTGCAGCGATATACCCTTCATAATGTTTAAGAATGGTATTAATAGCATCAACATCACCACTTGCAGCCAATACAATGAGAGGGTAGGAAAGTAATTGATTGTTTTTTCCCTTGCTACTCATGGACATCTCCCTCCATAAAAGTTTTTATCATTTGCAAAGTTCTTGTCCTTTGGTACTGTACGGTTGAACGCAACATATTCAGCTTGTCCCCTATTTCTCTGTCAGATAGTTCAAGGAAATAGGAAAGTAGGATAATATCTCGTTTCTGTTCTGGCAAATTCTCTAACGCCCCTGCAATAAAATCATCTGTAACAATGACATCAAGACCTAAGACATTGAAAATTTGTTCAGTAACAAAGTATTTGTCTACTGTATAAAGCTGATCCATTTCCTTTAAAGATAAATCTGAAAAGCTTTTTTCCTTTTTACGTTGACGTTTCAATTCATCGTAATAATCTCGTGCCTCATTCTTTAGGATTTTTTTGCAAAAGCTATCAAAGGCGTGCCTTTTACTTTGATCATGGTTACTAGGTTTCATATTCTCACCCCCTTTCGGGTGGTGACTTTCTTGTTCCCCTTTCACCACTACTACGGTGGGAATTACAAAGCTGCCAAACTTTTGAGAAACTTTTTTTAAAAACTTTAAATTAAACGCAAAAATGCCCGACTGAAAATACAGTCGAGCATTTTTGGAACTATATATACCTATTAGGTGATGCGTGTGTTCATATTGATAGCAATAATATCCCATTGGGTGATATAGGATTTTTTTAATAGATAGAATTTGTATGCCCTATGATAATTAAAAATAGACACGGCAACACCTTCCTCAATACCGCCGTATCTTTAAAAAGGGCAACTTTAATACACCCTACGAATTTCAATTCTTTGAAAAGAAAAACGGCGGCTGAAATGTAGTATTTCAAACCGCCGCAACATCTCAAAACCCAATATCGTTGTATGGCAACGGTTTTGTGTTTAGGTGCTATATTGTAGAGCTAAAAAAAGAGCCGATAACCGCAATTTTAATCTTGCATGCTATCGGCTCTGCGTCTTTGCGTCTGGCTCTTTGATAACTAACATATTCATTTGTTGTACATTAATTAAAGTTTCATGTTTACATTTCGGGCAAAATAATGGGAAATTTAACAATACTGTGTCCTCGTGAACTTTAATCCGAGTCTTGTTTTGGCAAGCAGGACAAAGTATCCATTCAGCTTTTTTTGTCAAAGCCATTTCATTTAGCAATGTATATCTCTTTTTTTGTATAGCTTATAGGTGAGGAAAACGAAAACTGCAGCGAAGAATAGGCTTAGTAGTAGATATACTGAACTGATCCCATTTGTCACAACATATGGAGCAAAGAAATATCGGAATGGGGTCAGAAAATTCAAAAACTCCATATTTCCTACAAATTCAATAACTGTTGCTAAAACAAACGACAACGCAAAGAATGAAATCGCCATTGACATTGCTGTGCGGTGATAATTGAACAGAGACGAAAAAAACAATCCAAGAGCAAGGCATAACATTTGTGCAAAAAACATACCAATCATAGTCGTCAAAATTTCGGGCATGATACTCTCGCCGTTCATTTGAGAGACCAATGTAAGGATAATACACAAAAATGTAAAAATTGTCATACATAGAACATTAATTGCGGCTGCGATGATTTTCCCACTGATAATGGTTTTGCGCGAATACGGCATTGTATATATAAATTCCGCGGTCCTGTCCCTTTCTTCTTTTGCTATAATGGTTGCCCCCAGCACTATCGCATGAGCAAAAGCCACCATGCTATACCATAAGTACATACAAACATAGTAACCGAGGGGTGTATCTATGGGCAGAATATCCATGCCGAATATTACTTTTACAATGCGAGGCAGCGCGTCCATCATCGGAATAATAGACACCGCATTTTCTACAACGGTTCCGTATTCTGCGGCTCCAATCGCCACCATGAACAGCATTCCGGCCATCCATATAAAAAGGCCTTTTCGGTTTGCTTTTAACTCTCTGAAAACAATTGCTTTCATATCTGTACCCCCTTTCTAAAGTACCATCTTTATATCTTTTTTCATGTAAATCATATAGCTTGCTACTATGGAAATTACAAGCAATACGATATATAATATCAAGTAACTGCTTTCGTATTGTGTATTTTCCATAATATAGTTGCTGTTAAAATATCGGAACGGTGAAAACCGTCTTGCAATATCACTATTGACGACATTTGAAAACAGCCCTGTAACATAAAGTCCAAAAGCAGCCCCCAGCGCAAGCGGTAATGTAGAGCCAACCCTTGAAATAATTACGCCGATTAGAACGCCAATCAGTAGAAAAAGAACTTGCAAAAGAGGAAATACAAGTGATAAAAGTGCGAATATAGCATTATCAAAGCCACCACCTGTTGCGATGAACATTGCCACAAATCCACCAATGCAATATGCAATGGCTATAATGAATATCGCACATAAACCCGCTGCCATCTTTGAAAGAAATATCTGCTTCCTGCTATATGGCTTTGTCATTAAGAAATCTGCGGTATTTTGCATATGCTCTTTGGTTATAATCGACAGACCGAGATTGATAGCATGAATACTGGCGGCGAGCATTAGGAAGCTGCTCAAAAAAGCGTACACTCCGAGTGGGCTGAAAAAGTTTTCCGCACTAATCCCCATTGCATCCATCATAGGATTGTCTTGAAGCGAACTCACGACTGACGATTTATCTTCCGTCATAATTCCGCTGAACATTGGAAGAAGAAACATAATCGCCAATGATAAAGACAACGCCCATATAATAATTGAGGTTTTGTATTGCTTTAATTCAAATCGAAACACACACATAAAATTCACCTCCCGTTATTTGTAGTAGTGCATGAATATCTCTTCGAGTGACGGTTCTTCTATCAGAATGTCAAGCATCTGATGTTGTCGGAGACTGTCAAGAAGAATGTTTACATCGCCTTTGAATAAAAAGTTGACTTGCGCCCCATTTTGTTCAAAATTGCTCACTCCCTCCATATCAAGCGTCTGAAGTTCAGTTGATTCAGGCATATGAAGAATTATTTTTTTGTAGGCATTGGAGCGCATAGTTTCAATGTTCTCAAGACTAATTACTTTCCCATCTTTGAGAATTGCAATTCTATTACACATTTTTTGAACTTCACTCAAGATGTGGGAAGAAAACAATATGGTTACTCCCTTTTGATTTTCCTCGCGTAGAATATCAAAGAATGTCTGTTGCATCAAAGGGTCAAGACCACTTGTCGGTTCATCTAACATCAAGAGCTTTGGCGAATGGAGTAACCCTGCAACAATCCCCACCTTCTTTTTATTTCCAAACGATAAGTCACGGATTTTTCGGGTGACATCAAGGTTAAGGCGAAAAGTTAATTCCTCAATCCTCTTTGAACAGTCTTTTTTGTATAATGCCGCCGCATAGTTCAGCAAATCCTGTACCTTCATATTTTCATAGAAAAAAGTTTCAGAGGGTAGGTAGCCTATATCCTGCGCAATAACAGGGGCTTCCTTGATACAATCCTTTCCGAAAATAGTGGCACTTCCTGATGTTGGATGAATCAAAGCTAATAAAGTACGAATGGTAGTAGATTTCCCTGCACCGTTTGGACCAATGAAACCAAAAATTTCCCCTTCCTCAACAGAAAAACTAACATTGTCAATTCCTCTATGCTTGCCATATTGCTTTGTGAGATTCTGGATTTCAATTACATTTTTTGTCATAATAATATTTCCCCTTTCAACATTCTTTTTTTATAATCACTTATAAAAATTCCTTTTAAAGAGTTGCAGACATTCTTCAAACACTCTATATAATTCATCATAATCAGTCTCTTCCACGTCTGAAATTTTGCTCATGTATCCCTCAGCAATCCAGTCAATCATGTTCATGACAAGCTTTGGGTCAATATCATCTTTAAATTTTGAAAAATCTGCGCCATCAAAAGTTATTTTTTTTCCGATAGTTTTGCCATCATCTTTGCAAAAAATAGTTCTTATCTCTTCCTTAACTTCATCATCATTTTCAAAATATGCACTCTGAATAAACGAAGGAATATTAGGATGTTTTTCCATCAAAGTAAGCTCAAGCTTGCTAGTATGCAAAATCCTATCAAATAAATCTGTAATACTGTCATCAAATTTTTCGACAACTTCAGTGCTAATACTGTCGACACAGGTATTTACCAAGTATAGGTATAGCTCTTTCTTTGTTCCAAAATAATGGAATACCATAGCTTTGGAAATTACTGCAGTACTGGCTATATCACTTATAGATGTTTTTTTATATCCATGCTTTGCAAATGTTTTTAATGCGGCATCAATAATTAAATTTTGCTTTTCCATAGGTAAATTCAAAAAATTTTCCAAGTAGTTTCCTCCTCATTAAAATTTAATAAACCGAATTGGTTTATATCTATGATAACATTATAAACCGATTCGGTCAAGATTTTTTTCACTCATTTTATCTTGAGATATATACGTTTGTAATTCTAATCTTTTGTCTACAATTTTCTAATTATCCTCGTTTTTTTCTAGCATTGATTTTCTCCATTAATTCTTCCAAGCTAATATTGTTCCTCCTTAGAGTTACAATTATTTCTTCATTTTCAACTTGTATTTCTTCATCGCAAATTTCCTTGTATTTTGCATTTAAATCTTTCAATTTCTCTTCTATTTTTTTCTTTTTGTTCCTAATACTTATCAGCTTCCTGTTCACATAATATCTCCCTTCTATCTTGGTCTTCCAAAACCATAAAAGTGTGATTTCCAATATTTTGAATTTATTGATGTGTATTGAATTGGATCTCCTGCGTGAATCATCATTCCGTTACCTGCGTATATTCCTACGTGAGATATTGGAGTTCCACTGTTATATGTTGAGTGGAAAAATATAATATCTCCAGGTTGAGCTTCACTTGGACTTACTGGATTGCAATAGTCTTTGTATATTCTCCATGCAGTTGTTCTTGGCATACTCTTTACACCAGACTTTGTAAATGACCAACATACAAAACCTGAACAGTCAAAGTTAGATGGTCCACTTGCTCCAAATACATATCTTTTTCCTATATGTTTTTCTGCTTCATTAAATAAGGCTTTGGCAGTTTCAGAATCAAAAGCAAGACCAGGATTTCCAAAATTTGGATTATCTACTATTTCTCCTAAGTCCCCATTACCTGCTCCAAAAACATCTCCCATATTTCCCTTAGCTTCAAGAAGAGCTTCATAATGAACTACATTGTCTGGATAATCTTTAAATATTTCCCTAACAACTTCATCCATTTCTTTTTTCTTTAAAGTTACAATTAACTTTTTATATTCGTACTCTTCTTTTTCATAGCTTGTATAAGGATTGCCACGACTATCATATCTTGTTCTTGCTACTGTTCTTGTTCTAATTTCAATTTCTTCCTTAAAATCAAGCTTATACATCTTATCGAAAAGATCTTTTAAAATTCCTTTTACTTCAGATGCTGATTTTACTTCTCCACATCTTGAAGTTATATAGGATAAAAGTTCATGGGTATTATGACCAATTTCTCCTTCTTTGTTTATGATATATTCGTCATATCCAGGGTGACTTGTCTTTACACTTTCGATTTGTGATTGTAGGTCATACTCCATTGATGAAAATTCTTGATTAACTTCACTTAGAACTGTATCTTGTGATAGGTATGTTGTTGTCATTACTGAGTTGACAGAGTTGCTTAATCCACTCATGCCAACACTTCCGCCACCAATCATGATTGATAGCATAAGACCTAGTCCTATTACTAGAAATAGAACCATCTTACTTTTCCTTATGATTAGCTCTTTAGAAGCCTTACCTAAACTTAAAATAGCTTTTTTAACCCTATCTACAAGTCTTGTTTCGTGCTTTTTAGCTATCATGCTCTTCATTTGCTTTCTCTGGTGAAACTTCTTAAATCTATTTTTCTTTATATAGGCGTCTGACTTTTTTAAATCTTCTAATCCACTTTTAAACTCCAACTTGCTTTTTCTCTTTCTTATTTTTTTATCAAGTTTAGATAGCTTTTTTAAGGACTTTTTCTTTTTATCTAGCTTATACTTCCTTATTCCATGCTGGAGTTTAGAGCTTACATTAGCGACCTTTTCTCCAGATTCTACACCAGTATTATCAGACCCTGAACTTAAATAATCTCTCACTAACTCTGAAGACTTAGCTCCAGATAATAAAACCCCAGAAGATAGACTTCCTTTAGTTTTATTCTTTAAAATATTATCCTTTAGCTTACTTTTAGACTTTTCAAGTTCTCCAATCTTTTTATCTGAGATAAAGTCTTTAACATCTTGTGCCTTATTAGAATCTTTCGTTGTAACTTTCTTAGATTCATTTTTTAAGTCATCAATTTTCTTTCGAGTGAATTTATCACTTTCATAATTTTTTCTCTTGTAGTAGGTCTTCTTTTTATTAACTTTCTTTTGTTCTGAAAGTTTAAGGCTTGTTTCCTTTTCATCCTTTATAAATTCTTGATTATTGTCTTTAAGCTCAGAATTATCAAAAGTTTTATCTGTATCAACTTCGCTTAGCTTATTTTCTTTATCTATCTCTTTAGAAATTTTTTCCTTATTCCTAAACTTCTTTTCTTGATAAAGTTTCTGCTTTTGCTTTTTATCGATATTAGTATTACTTTCGTTCTTACTTACTTCAT includes these proteins:
- a CDS encoding stalk domain-containing protein gives rise to the protein MKKFNTNRLRAFFMALLLVLTSTSTTNVLAKADDTDGSKKVIESSISEISDLENQIKDLNDKKQEDQSKIDELKEKLESCKDNGEKLKQEKSKLEEEIRDKDNKIAQLEKEIEDLKNSNNDELIAEITQLKDELKRLQDVNEKLKEDYSSTKWELEAEKEKADKNENQIKEMQEKLESLEGELANKTKEIEDKDNRIKDLEKVLDEKDTKIKELESKKKETENSKAECCKKIEELQKAIDSLKVSSENTKKELEDKIKGLEEKQKVSEEEIKKLKEELDKKIEEAKKLIEEANKKAKEELEKQAKDEKDKNLNQDLSKKLDELLKLQKENKEKKEDKKSQDKKWDELLKADDKNILNQFDLNKMKKQEEQQGKKQVKDEKEFAVFQVDKNFYNIINKDGKTTVYMDVKTYVDQGRTMIPVRYIAYTLGFNVEYDNSTREAIFSNKENNILAKKTLRLNIDTGVMKDSDGKVYNSDVKPVIINGRIHASISNIAKAFGASHGDIKDGKNQTIEWDNARKAVYVFKNVK
- a CDS encoding helix-turn-helix domain-containing protein, producing MSMSSKGKNNQLLSYPLIVLAASGDVDAINTILKHYEGYIAALSTRQLYDEWGLRRNSR
- a CDS encoding ABC transporter permease subunit, translating into MKAIVFRELKANRKGLFIWMAGMLFMVAIGAAEYGTVVENAVSIIPMMDALPRIVKVIFGMDILPIDTPLGYYVCMYLWYSMVAFAHAIVLGATIIAKEERDRTAEFIYTMPYSRKTIISGKIIAAAINVLCMTIFTFLCIILTLVSQMNGESIMPEILTTMIGMFFAQMLCLALGLFFSSLFNYHRTAMSMAISFFALSFVLATVIEFVGNMEFLNFLTPFRYFFAPYVVTNGISSVYLLLSLFFAAVFVFLTYKLYKKRDIHC
- a CDS encoding TetR/AcrR family transcriptional regulator; this translates as MENFLNLPMEKQNLIIDAALKTFAKHGYKKTSISDIASTAVISKAMVFHYFGTKKELYLYLVNTCVDSISTEVVEKFDDSITDLFDRILHTSKLELTLMEKHPNIPSFIQSAYFENDDEVKEEIRTIFCKDDGKTIGKKITFDGADFSKFKDDIDPKLVMNMIDWIAEGYMSKISDVEETDYDELYRVFEECLQLFKRNFYK
- a CDS encoding cysteine-rich KTR domain-containing protein: MALTKKAEWILCPACQNKTRIKVHEDTVLLNFPLFCPKCKHETLINVQQMNMLVIKEPDAKTQSR
- a CDS encoding ABC transporter ATP-binding protein, with translation MTKNVIEIQNLTKQYGKHRGIDNVSFSVEEGEIFGFIGPNGAGKSTTIRTLLALIHPTSGSATIFGKDCIKEAPVIAQDIGYLPSETFFYENMKVQDLLNYAAALYKKDCSKRIEELTFRLNLDVTRKIRDLSFGNKKKVGIVAGLLHSPKLLMLDEPTSGLDPLMQQTFFDILREENQKGVTILFSSHILSEVQKMCNRIAILKDGKVISLENIETMRSNAYKKIILHMPESTELQTLDMEGVSNFEQNGAQVNFLFKGDVNILLDSLRQHQMLDILIEEPSLEEIFMHYYK
- a CDS encoding sigma-70 family RNA polymerase sigma factor yields the protein MKPSNHDQSKRHAFDSFCKKILKNEARDYYDELKRQRKKEKSFSDLSLKEMDQLYTVDKYFVTEQIFNVLGLDVIVTDDFIAGALENLPEQKRDIILLSYFLELSDREIGDKLNMLRSTVQYQRTRTLQMIKTFMEGDVHE
- a CDS encoding ABC transporter permease subunit, whose amino-acid sequence is MCVFRFELKQYKTSIIIWALSLSLAIMFLLPMFSGIMTEDKSSVVSSLQDNPMMDAMGISAENFFSPLGVYAFLSSFLMLAASIHAINLGLSIITKEHMQNTADFLMTKPYSRKQIFLSKMAAGLCAIFIIAIAYCIGGFVAMFIATGGGFDNAIFALLSLVFPLLQVLFLLIGVLIGVIISRVGSTLPLALGAAFGLYVTGLFSNVVNSDIARRFSPFRYFNSNYIMENTQYESSYLILYIVLLVISIVASYMIYMKKDIKMVL
- a CDS encoding C40 family peptidase; the protein is MDKKLKKDFQKKIIRNRDAPEKNMDSKLVHSDDYTNKIIKTKDRFGDKISEKESKLIHENVLAKDQKQDKLKDFQKSKNKERIRKEVLENKDKAEETKQANLEIRADESFKLDEDLDVDFKKVNFDSDNSRNINSNKLTTDDISAKAQPISNKKASSKRQVLKNYEDKLIHSKDKFQDKINEKESKRIQTSEDKPIEAKKSKRVYRKDKFVKDEVSKNESNTNIDKKQKQKLYQEKKFRNKEKISKEIDKENKLSEVDTDKTFDNSELKDNNQEFIKDEKETSLKLSEQKKVNKKKTYYKRKNYESDKFTRKKIDDLKNESKKVTTKDSNKAQDVKDFISDKKIGELEKSKSKLKDNILKNKTKGSLSSGVLLSGAKSSELVRDYLSSGSDNTGVESGEKVANVSSKLQHGIRKYKLDKKKKSLKKLSKLDKKIRKRKSKLEFKSGLEDLKKSDAYIKKNRFKKFHQRKQMKSMIAKKHETRLVDRVKKAILSLGKASKELIIRKSKMVLFLVIGLGLMLSIMIGGGSVGMSGLSNSVNSVMTTTYLSQDTVLSEVNQEFSSMEYDLQSQIESVKTSHPGYDEYIINKEGEIGHNTHELLSYITSRCGEVKSASEVKGILKDLFDKMYKLDFKEEIEIRTRTVARTRYDSRGNPYTSYEKEEYEYKKLIVTLKKKEMDEVVREIFKDYPDNVVHYEALLEAKGNMGDVFGAGNGDLGEIVDNPNFGNPGLAFDSETAKALFNEAEKHIGKRYVFGASGPSNFDCSGFVCWSFTKSGVKSMPRTTAWRIYKDYCNPVSPSEAQPGDIIFFHSTYNSGTPISHVGIYAGNGMMIHAGDPIQYTSINSKYWKSHFYGFGRPR